From Etheostoma cragini isolate CJK2018 chromosome 14, CSU_Ecrag_1.0, whole genome shotgun sequence, the proteins below share one genomic window:
- the slc39a4 gene encoding zinc transporter ZIP4: MFFFTLLILASWGLLGSVSGSPAVEEAYAAVLSVVSPGQQYLTGEFLGSVFNTLEKRVQCGEVSCEKCDLTDGVNQLIRNHSTHGEDENGKGRKHATISVSQFTALAAGCVLYLSTPGLVCTAVRQGRWGEEAEHFLHKITQEQQQNHDHDHEHIHIDGLKVLLKRLHDHYKPSEIESCVTTSDIMAEVSASSAEQRQEVGAVLGRVLYHALQGHCFISHSLPEESFFLDFIIDRLGSENFTVGDLEDVMRSLNLGPDHKHENQHQDEHSDHDHSGFRRRKRSMGHEGNTTWDRFCFSAEELVLIYGLADNSSVSSGLGRTDFARLSPALLQQILSGACADITQPPTTDGLTKAERYLYATIANIIITLASMFGIVVLLCTSCTNVFQLCIQFCISLAVGSLTGDALLHLIPMFLGLHVHSDNTSSRTHSHDSQLEEIPDYIYKILVLIAGIYYFYLMETIFSLIVYKDNHHHHQHHHGEESEPHHCDHGRVLEMYQQERKQKEKSQSTSKAELIGYKDHEKSLSGLNEHTREKRLLPYMITLGDGIHNFADGLAMGAAFSLSWKSGLATSLAVLCHEIPHELGDFAILLHSGVSVRKALLLNLGSAMTSFLGLYIALSVATDLATKQWIAAITAGLFLYVGLADMLPTMVHISNKRPWLMFLLQNVGLLTGWSILLVLSIFEERISF, from the exons ATGTTTTTCTTCACGCTGCTAATTCTTGCCAGTTGGGGTTTGCTCGGTTCTGTTTCGGGGTCTCCCGCTGTGGAGGAAGCGTACGCGGCTGTGCTCAGCGTCGTGTCTCCTGGACAGCAGTATCTGACCGGGGAGTTCCTCGGCTCCGTCTTTAATACACTGGAGAAACGTGTGCAGTGTGGTGAAGTGTCGTGTGAAAAG TGTGATCTAACCGATGGCGTTAACCAGCTGATCAGGAATCACTCCACCCATGGAGAGGATGAAAATGGAAAAGGCAGAAAACATGCAACCATCAGTGTGTCTCAGTTCACCGCTCTTGCTGCCGGATGCGTCCTGTACCTCTCCACCCCTGGTCTGGTCTGCACCGCGGTGAGGCAGGGGAGATGGGGAGAGGAGGCCGAACATTTCCTACACAAAATCACACAGGAGCAGCAACAGAACCATGACCACGACCATGAGCACATTCACATTGATGGATTGAAGGTGCTGCTTAAAAGGCTCCACGACCACTACAAGCCCTCAGAAATTGAG AGCTGTGTAACAACCAGTGACATCATGGCAGAGGTCAGCGCATCATCAGCagaacagagacaggaagtgggtgCAGTTTTGGGCCGTGTCCTGTATCACGCCTTGCAAGGTCACTGCTTCATTAGCCACTCACTGCCTGAGGAGAGCTTCTTCCTGGACTTCATCATTGACCGTCTGGGGTCAGAGAACTTCACTGTCGGGG ATTTGGAGGATGTCATGAGGAGTCTGAACCTCGGACCTGACCACAAACATGAGAACCAACACCAGGACGAACACTCTGATCACGATCATAGTGGTTTCAgacggaggaagaggagcatgGGACATGAAGGAAACACTACCTGGGATCGG TTTTGTTTCTCAGCTGAAGAGCTGGTCCTGATCTACGGTCTGGCAGACAACAGCTCTGTCTCCTCTGGCCTGGGTCGGACCGACTTTGCTCGGCTCAGTCCTGCGCTCCTCCAGCAGATTCTGAGCGGAGCGTGTGCAGACATCACACAACCACCAACAACAGATGGGCTCACCAAGGCTGAGA GATACCTCTATGCAACCATTGCCAATATTATAATAACACTGGCATCCATGTTTGGCATTGTGGTTCTGCTGTGTACCTCCTGCACCAATGTGTTTCAGTTGTGTATTCAGTTTTGCATCAGCCTGGCTGTAGGTTCACTGACTGGAGATGCCTTGCTGCACCTAATACCCATG TTTCTAGGTTTACATGTGCACTCAGACAACACCAGCAGCCGGACGCATTCGCATGACAGTCAGCTGGAAGAAATTCCAGACTACATTTACAAAATCTTGGTATTGATCGCGGGGATCTACTACTTTTATCTAATGGAAACAATCTTCTCTCTCATCGTGTATAAAGAcaatcatcaccatcatcaacatcatcatggG gAAGAATCCGAGCCACACCACTGTGACCATGGGAGGGTTTTAGAGATGTATCAacaggagaggaaacaaaaagaaaagtcacagtCAACCTCAAAAGCAGAACTG ATTGGCTATAAGGACCATGAGAAATCCCTTTCAGGGTTGAACGAGCACACCAGAG AAAAGCGCCTGCTGCCTTACATGATAACACTTGGTGACGGGATCCACAACTTTGCAGATGGCTTAGCGATGGGCGCAGCTTTCTCCCTGTCATGGAAGTCTGGTCTGGCCACATCACTGGCTGTCCTCTGCCATGAAATACCACATGAACTGG GTGATTTTGCCATTTTGCTCCACAGTGGTGTGTCTGTCCGCAAGGCATTGCTTTTAAACCTTGGCAGTGCCATGACTTCGTTCCTCGGCCTGTACATCGCTCTGTCTGTAGCTACTGATCTCGCCACCAAACAGTGGATAGCTGCCATTACTGCAGGACTCTTCCTGTATGTTGGGCTGGCTGACAtg CTCCCCACCATGGTCCACATCAGCAACAAGAGACCCTGGCTGATGTTTCTGCTGCAGAATGTCGGCCTTCTGACTGGGTGGAGTATTCTGTTGGTGTTGTCAATTTTTGAAGAGAGAATCAGCTTTTAA
- the recql4 gene encoding ATP-dependent DNA helicase Q4: MDRYNEVKLQLKSWEQGFVQDNQRKPNKEDIDQAPEETRKLYKEYRSLKQAKENSSSNAASGHAEQPRSTAEVTTVQKDGECWGSHLNRSSQPASSPKLTSEEKDSLKASAQYYGLKLKNNLVTLSKERPVSLRKSVLPGRLPLNSLKDRQTGQTNSLIAATVKTTFTDAESSTFTPRKFKICLGSLVSNSPHKVEPEEQFQPFEPVRESCEEPAGAASSCSSTTCKVNSSENPNVSSVAPSPARSSALLSSLSSPCRVGSSRDVGAAEKLNESLEASGDRKQHVETLVTPHKGISDVDVGTLISLRGSPWVLGSFRGGMESRGNGVRASPASRLSFVDRNWLERCQVFGEMRAEVKPGAGNQEIHLEKEGEGRRETEGKIQGDGEVEKEEMDAEGENREAVELGRDTGLKSITSDKIVSDSAPKPSPQHTGKNKGGGKEKAIRKEGEEMERELSPPLTPDDDTETSHKFKGTKKKGRKRQRVEENMQGETTEDGGVKKRRRNGKKKEESSDVNPSPAQVGGKKRRTTKKGVEDGEAEEEKETKEPKKVPQENLFGEIEEELEARRMYHSQPVRARGKQATEGNFVKINLKKKSHVKGYALRGAGLRKQLYMQKFQLKGERFGGAGGFFGRGRRGGFRGGLSRQGDTCYKCGGTGHWAMNCNGRAPPPPVPEDQPAEYEPFELPTLEDVARATGTLQPQPLVSPLSITAEQPYQDKEADSNHKDEVLLNVIRPDYERPAPPPPMEPLYHLKDDGKVQETPAEVYAALKDIGYQSFRPGQEEAIMRILSGLSTLVVLSTGMGKSLCYQLPAFLYAKRSKSITLVISPLVSLMDDQLSGLPANLKAACIHSNMTRKQREAAIEKVKSGEVCLLLLSPEALVGGGGSGSGCLPSAQELPPVAFACIDEAHCVSEWSHNFRPCYLRLCKVLRERLGVQCLLGLTATATLSTALDIARHLDITDEDGIAVRSAAVPPNLHLSVSMDREKDQALVSLLKGDRFGCLDSIIVYCTRREETTRVAALLRTCLQGVLVKENKHTNSSRRIQNNPLGQKKKELARKKIRKPLKWQAESYHAGLSASERRRVQNNFMCGELRIVVATVAFGMGLDKSDVRGIIHYNMPKSFESYVQEIGRAGRDGDPAHCHLFLDPEGADLHELRRHIYADTVDYYTVKKLVQKVFPPCKCKQIHQRQQELVKDIEDSELLEMMDVCDQENLNPPTQQDIVHTDTPVTAQDSSHPDAAELPLHGGRDEGKEEEERKEEQTVEYVKADGAMKHMNVEAKEACDWLMDQEEENSQWPRERVCHTHERAIPIQETVEALDITEEGVETLLCYLELHPQRFVELLHPTLSVCKASFYGGPRQLQKIIKICPPIAVVLARKRMAGEQVETCDQLEFDVVEVADTMGWQLPLVKRGLRQLQWCSVGGRSGVQIEFSSLSFYFRSFGDLNNEEMDRVCQFLHNRVQNQERTQLYQLTACFKAFKSVAFQGASSCLEDLDESRSLKLKDLLSKYFDKRRDRSHMLAPVDIEELDKYKLSDWENQIRADIRSFLSNRSDEKFSGRAVARILHGIASPCYPAQIYGRDRRYWRKYIQFDFNQLIKLATQEIIRFK; encoded by the exons ATGGATCGATACAACGAGGTGAAACTACAGCTGAAAAGCTGGGAGCAGGGGTTCGTCCAAGACAACCAGAGAAAACCAAACAAG GAGGACATTGATCAAGCTCCAGAGGAGACCAGGA AGCTGTATAAAGAGTACCGCAGTTTGAAACAAGccaaagaaaacagcagcagtaaTGCAGCCAGCGGACATGCTGAACAGCCCAGATCTACAGCTGAGGTAACAACAGTCCAGAAG GACGGGGAGTGTTGGGGTTCCCATCTGAACCGCAGTTCACAGCCAGCATCTTCTCCTAAACTGACATCCGAGGAAAAAGACAGTCTTAAGGCCTCCGCCCAATACTATGGCCTAAAGCTTAAAAACAACCTGGTGACACTTAGTAAG GAAAGACCTGTCTCACTGAGGAAATCAGTCCTTCCCGGTCGATTGCCTCTAAACTCCTTGAAAGATCGACAAACTGGTCAGACAAACAGCCTTATTGCTGCAACTGTCAAAACCACTTTCACTGACGCTGAATCCAGCACGTTCACACCAAG AAAATTTAAGATTTGCCTGGGATCCCTGGTGTCAAACTCACCTCATAAAGTGGAGCCTGAAGAGCAATTTCAACCATTTGAACCTGTTAGAGAGTCTTGTGAAGAGCCTGCAGGTGCTGccagtagttgtagtagtactACTTGTAAAGTTAATAGTTCAGAAAATCCAAATGTTTCAAGTGTAGCTCCCTCTCCAGCCAGATCTTCTGCCTTGTTGTCATCATTATCCTCTCCATGTAGAGTAGGAAGTTCAAGAGATGTAGGAGCCGCAGAAAAGTTAAATGAAAGTTTAGAAGCTTcaggagacagaaaacaacatgTTGAAACTTTAGTAACTCCACATAAGGGCATCAGTGATGTAGATGTTGGAACTTTGATTAGCTTGAGAGGAAGCCCTTGGGTTCTTGGAAGTTTCAGAGGAGGAATGGAAAGTAGAGGCAATGGTGTAAGGGCTTCTCCTGCCAGCAGATTGAGTTTTGTCGACAGGAACTGGCTAGAGAGGTGTCAGGTGTTTGGAGAGATGAGGGCTGAGGTGAAGCCTGGAGCAGGCAACCAGGAAATACATCtggagaaagaaggagagggaagaagagaaacGGAAGGGAAAATACAAGGAGATGGAGAagttgaaaaagaagaaatggatGCAGAGGGGGAAAACAGAGAGGCAGTAGAATTGGGAAGAGATACAGGGCTTAAGAGCATTACAAGTGACAAAATAGTCAGTGATAGTGCACCAAAACCTTCTCCACAACACACTGGAAAAAACAaaggaggagggaaagaaaaagcgATACGGAAGGAAGGTGAGGAGATGGAGCGAGAACTGTCGCCACCTTTAACGCCGGACGACGACACAGAGACTAGTCACAAATTCAAAGGAACAAAGAAGAAGGGGAGGAAAAGGCAGAGAGTGGAAGAGAACATGCAGGGAGAGACAACAGAGGATGGAGGAGTGAAGAAAAGACGTAGGAATggcaaaaagaaagaggagagctCTGATGTAAACCCCAGCCCAGCTCAAGTAGgagggaagaaaaggagaaCCACGAAAAAGGGGGTTGAAGATGGAGaggcagaagaagagaaagaaaccaAGGAACCCAAAAAG GTCCCTCAGGAGAACTTGTTTGGTGAAATAGAGGAGGAATTGGAAGCCAGGAGAATGTACCACAGTCAGCCCGTCAGAGCCAG AGGCAAGCAAGCCACAGAGGGTAACTTTGTGAAGATAAATCTGAAGAAGAAATCTCATGTCAAAGGATATGCACTCAGAGGTGCTGGTCTACGCAAACAG ttgtACATGCAGAAGTTCCAGCTGAAAGGCGAGCGATTTGGTGGAGCTGGAGGATTTTTTGGcagaggaaggaggggaggaTTCAGAGGGGGGCTCAGTCGCCAAGGTGACACCTGCTACAAGTGTGGAGGGACCGGACACTGGGCCATGAACTGCAATGGACGAG cccctccccctcctgTTCCTGAGGACCAGCCTGCTGAGTATGAGCCGTTTGAACTGCCCACCCTGGAGGATGTTGCCAGGGCAACAGGCACACTGCAACCTCAGCCACTGG tGTCGCCTCTCAGTATCACGGCGGAGCAGCCGTACCAAGATAAAGAGGCGGACAGTAACCATAAAGACGAGGTGTTGCTGAATGTAATCCGTCCTGACTATGAGCGCCCTGCTCCTCCGCCACCAATGGAACCACTTTATCATCTCAAAGACGATGGGAAAGTCCAGG aAACACCTGCTGAGGTGTACGCAGCTCTGAAAGACATCGGCTACCAGTCATTTAGACCAGGACAAGAGGAAGCCATCATGAGAATCCTGTCAG GTCTCTCTACCCTAGTAGTGTTGTCAACAGGGATGGGTAAATCATTGTGCTATCAGCTCCCAGCCTTCCTGTATGCTAAGCGATCAAAAAGCATCACTTTGGTCATTTCACCTTTAGTGTCACTAATGGACgatcag ctGTCCGGCCTGCCAGCCAATCTGAAGGCAGCTTGTATCCACTCCAACATGACAAGGAAACAGAGAGAAGCTGCCATAGAAAAG GTGAAGTCAGGCGAGGTGTGTTTGTTGCTCCTCTCTCCAGAGGCTCTGGTTGGTGGCGGCGGTTCAGGATCAGGGTGTCTGCCCTCTGCTCAGGAGCTCCCTCCTGTGGCCTTCGCGTGTATAGACGAAGCTCATTGTGTCTCAGAGTGGTCACACAACTTTAGACCCTGCTACCTGAGACTCTGTAAG gTACTAAGGGAGCGGTTGGGAGTGCAGTGCTTGCTGGGACTCACAGCTACGGCCACATTGTCCACTGCTCTGGACATTGCGCGGCATCTGGACATCACTGACGAAGACGGCATTGCAGTTCGTTCTGCAGCAGTGCCTCCTAACTTGCATTTGTCCGTGTCCATGGATAGAGAAAAAGATCAG GCTTTAGTGTCCTTGTTAAAAGGTGATCGTTTTGGCTGTCTGGACTCTATCATCGTCTACTGCACCAGAAGAGAAGAGACAACTCGTGTGGCAGCGCTGCTCCGGACCTGCCTGCAGGGGGTGCTggtgaaagaaaacaagcatACCAACAGCAGCAGACGGATACAAAACAACCCTCtaggacagaaaaagaaagaactgG CAAGGAAGAAGATTCGTAAACCGCTGAAATGGCAGGCGGAGTCGTACCACGCGGGCTTGTCAGCGTCTGAGCGCCGTCGTGTTCAGAACAACTTCATGTGTGGGGAGCTCAGAATCGTGGTGGCCACTGTGGCTTTTGGCATGGGCCTCGATAAATCTGACGTCCGCGGTATCATACACTACAACATGCCTAAG AGCTTTGAAAGCTACGTTCAGGAGATTGGGAGGGCAGGAAGGGATGGAGACCCAGCACACTGTCACCTTTTTCTGGACCCTGAG gGTGCCGACCTCCATGAGCTTCGTCGCCACATATATGCGGACACAGTGGACTACTACACAGTAAAGAAACTGGTCCAGAAGGTTTTTCCTCCATGCAAATGTAAACAGATACACCAGAGACAACAGGAACTTGTAAAG GACATTGAAGATTCTGAGCTTCTGGAAATGATGGATGTGTGTGATCAGGAAAACCTAAACCCTCCCACTCAGCAGGACATAGTACATACAGACACACCAGTAACTGCacag GACTCTTCCCATCCCGATGCAGCGGAGCTACCCCTCCATGGAGGTAGAGATGaaggaaaggaagaggaggagaggaaagaggagcaGACAGTCGAATACGTTAAAGCTGACGGTGCGATGAAGCACATGAACGTGGAGGCTAAAGAAGCCTGTGATTGGCTAATGGACCAGGAAGAGGAGAACAGTCAATGGCCCAGAGAGCGAGTGTGTCACACGCATGAAAGAGCGATTCCCATCCAAGAAACTGTGGAGGCTCTAGACATCACAGAGGAAG gtgTAGAAACGCTGCTCTGCTATCTGGAGCTGCATCCCCAGCGCTTTGTTGAACTTCTTCACCCCACGCTGTCTGTGTGTAAAGCTAGCTTCTATGGTGGACCAAGACAGCTGcagaaaattattaaaat TTGCCCTCCCATAGCTGTGGTGTTGGCCAGAAAGCGGATGGCGGGCGAGCAGGTGGAGACGTGTGATCAGCTGGAGTTTGATGTCGTCGAGGTTGCGGACACAATGGGATGGCAGCTTCCTCTTGTGAAGAGAGGACTCAGACAACTGCAGTGGTGCAGTG TTGGCGGACGTAGCGGTGTCCAAATTGAATTCTCCTCATTGTCTTTCTACTTCCGTTCCTTTGGCGACCTTAACAACGAGGAGATGGATAGAGTTTGTCAGTTCCTCCACAATCGAGTGCAGAACCAAGAGAGAACGCAGCTCTACCAGCTGACCGCCTGCTTCAAAGCCTTCAAAAG TGTTGCGTTCCAGGGTGCATCGTCCTGCCTCGAAGATTTAGACGAGAGTCGCAGTCTGAAGCTAAAAGACCTTCTCTCTAAGTACTTCGACAAGAGGCGAGACCGAAGCCACATGCTTGCACCAGTTGACATCGAGGAGCTCGACAAATATAAG ttgtCAGACTGGGAGAATCAGATAAGAGCAGACATCAGAAGTTTTCTGTCCAATCGAAGTGATGAGAAGTTCTCTGGAAGAGCTGTTGCTAGGATCTTGCACGGCATAG CCAGTCCGTGTTATCCTGCTCAAATCTACGGCAGGGACAGACGCTACTGGAGGAAGTACATCCAGTTTGACTTCAACCAGCTCATCAAACTGGCCACCCAGGAGATCATTCGCTTCAAGTGA